The DNA window CAGAGATGCCGGCTATCGGAAGAAATACGGCGGGCTGACGTTCGTCGATTATCTTCTGTCTCAGAAACCGCGATCCAGTCAGACCGCCGATCTGTGGAAGACGCCGCACTATCCGTTTCATGCGATGAAGAACGGAATGTCGCTGTTCCTCGATTTTCTGGACGATCTGGAGTTCGGGGACCATGTGGGACTCGTGACCTACGATTCGACCGCACGAGCCGAGACGAGCGTCACGGACGAGAACGGTACGACACTCGTCGATCTGCAAGACGAGATCTCTGACGACTACGCCGGCATCGATGTGATCCAGCGGCGGAAGCAGGCCGGGCACTACAACGTCTACACGGGATTGGGATACGGCATTGAGGAAGGGACCGCTCTGTTGAAAAATCACTCGCGACCAGGCTCCCGGCCGACGCTGCTGGTGATGACAGACGGACAGGCCAACCGCAGCCCGTCTGGCTGGTCGCTCCCGAATGACTGGGACTGGGACTCGCTCACCGATTACGACGGAGACGGGACCGCCGATTACAAGACTTATGACCGCCATAAGCAGTACGCGTTCTACCAGGTGAAGGTCGCGATCGACAACGACTATACCGTGCACACGATGAGTGTCGGAAAAGGAGCCGACCGCGATCTGATGAAAGCCATGGCATTTGCCGGGAACGGACAGTGGATCAACGTGCCGGGCGGAGCCACGATCACCGAGGTCGAAAGCCAGATGCTGGAGGCCTTCGCAAAGATTGCCGCCAACGTGCCTCCCGCCAAGCTGCTCCGGTCGGACCCCTAAACCGATTTCGCATCCGACCAGCGATCCACGACTGCAATTGTCGCGGATCGCTTTGTTTGAGACCCGAAACGACGGCCGCCCCTGATAGACGAGCTTCGAAGCGATCGTTACATTGAACGTAACGAATCGACCCCAAGAGTCTGTCAGGATTTTTCATGAAGTACGCACTCGTCATTCCGGATGGTGCAGCCGACGAACCTCAGGAATCACTGGACGGCCAGACGCCGCTCCAGGCTGCTGTCACGCCTCACATGGACGCTGTCGTGAAGTCCGGCATCGTCGGTCGTTCCGACAATGTGCCCGAATCAATGCCCTCCGGCAGTGACGTCGGCACGATGTCTCTGTTCGGCTACGATCCCTTGAAATATCACACCGGCCGAGCACCTCTTGAGGCGGCTGCTCAGGGAATTGAACTGGGCTCCAACGACTGGGCGATTCGTTGCAATCTGGTCACGATTATTGACCAGATCATGACCAGTTTCACCGCCGGGCAAATTCCAAGCGATCTTGGAGCTCACCTGGTTGATCTCATGCGGCAACTGGTCGAACAGGATCCCCGCTGGGATTTCCGGGCGGGCGTCAGCTACCGGAATCTCCTGCTCTATCGGAGCCCCGACGGAACCGCTCCGTTTGATGCCGAGACAATGACTTATCCTCCGCACGATCTGACGGATGGTTCAATCGTCGATTTTCTGCCCGCCGGTCCGGGCAGCGATCTGCTTCGATCATTGATGGATCTGAGCAAAGACGCCTTCCTCAAAGATGAGTGGAACCAGCGGCGTGCGGGC is part of the Rubinisphaera margarita genome and encodes:
- a CDS encoding cofactor-independent phosphoglycerate mutase, translating into MKYALVIPDGAADEPQESLDGQTPLQAAVTPHMDAVVKSGIVGRSDNVPESMPSGSDVGTMSLFGYDPLKYHTGRAPLEAAAQGIELGSNDWAIRCNLVTIIDQIMTSFTAGQIPSDLGAHLVDLMRQLVEQDPRWDFRAGVSYRNLLLYRSPDGTAPFDAETMTYPPHDLTDGSIVDFLPAGPGSDLLRSLMDLSKDAFLKDEWNQRRAGEGEYPATQVWLWGQGSRPALVPFRERYGVAGAVITAVDLLRGIGRLIGWDVIEVEGATGYLDTDYAAKGRAAIETLKGGADFVVVHVEATDEASHEGDCHAKLEALYEIDDKIVAPLHEYLRSQGDYRLLISPDHPTFLRTKTHSHGYVPFAITGQGITPDDNTTYDEVAAEYGETFKEGHLLMDRFLHQ